A single genomic interval of Epinephelus fuscoguttatus linkage group LG22, E.fuscoguttatus.final_Chr_v1 harbors:
- the tmem229a gene encoding transmembrane protein 229A produces MASRWRYGPGSRSGDPAGGLKTARMPRQQEPSGETEDAAESLRELPRWMRLYFYGMHGVTLDVLLSSLHGVLNHRDPKLVGFSSPYLCIMHSLTHFALEKIYSQKRCFRGRPVVFHLVFYPSVYIGLQILIGNINTLTEQVRVVSGTQLAVHYILALYFAQVFHRGLSKLQYHPSCPPDPTIREDSGHARGPLHGLPGFVRFLFFGMHGFLDEVLFTSVFNLVEKSDRTLSGHTSLWSFLMYGSCSFVVEKLYLHLHFSRGWGTWRRLPIYICFIYTWEFSWGLVLRQFGACSWDYSHYPHNFMGLITLLYLPGWVCLSLYQDVLSNVLLRIKCTKDVNGLSGENGELNGQLEAKKK; encoded by the coding sequence ATGGCCAGTCGGTGGCGGTACGGACCTGGCAGCCGGTCGGGAGACCCCGCCGGTGGGCTAAAAACGGCGCGAATGCCCCGCCAGCAAGAACCGTCCGGGGAGACAGAGGACGCGGCGGAGTCGCTGCGGGAGCTGCCGCGGTGGATGCGGCTGTACTTCTACGGGATGCACGGCGTGACTCTGGATGTCCTGCTCTCGTCGCTGCACGGTGTGTTGAATCATCGGGACCCTAAACTGGTGGGCTTCTCCTCACCGTATCTTTGCATCATGCATTCACTGACCCACTTTGCGCTGGAGAAGATCTACTCTCAGAAGAGGTGTTTCCGAGGTCGGCCTGTggtgtttcatcttgttttctACCCGTCGGTCTACATCGGGCTGCAGATCCTGATCGGGAACATTAACACTTTGACCGAGCAGGTGAGGGTGGTGTCTGGCACGCAGCTGGCGGTGCATTACATCCTGGCTCTCTATTTTGCCCAGGTGTTTCACAGAGGGCTGTCAAAGCTGCAGTATCACCCCTCCTGCCCCCCCGACCCCACCATCAGGGAGGACAGCGGTCATGCACGGGGGCCTCTTCACGGTCTCCCCGGCTTCGTGCGTTTCCTGTTCTTCGGGATGCACGGCTTCCTGGACGAGGTGCTCTTCACCTCTGTCTTCAACCTTGTGGAGAAGTCCGACCGGACCCTCAGTGGGCACACGTCCCTGTGGTCGTTCCTGATGTACGGGAGCTGCAGCTTCGTGGTGGAGAAGCTCTACCTGCACCTGCACTTCAGCAGAGGCTGGGGGACGTGGCGGAGGCTCCCCATCTACATCTGCTTCATCTACACATGGGAGTTCTCCTGGGGTCTGGTCCTGAGGCAGTTTGGCGCCTGCTCCTGGGACTACTCGCACTATCCTCACAACTTCATGGGACTCATCACCCTCCTGTACTTGCCAGGCTGGGTGTGCCTCAGTCTGTATCAGGACGTGCTGTCTAATGTCCTGCTGAGAATCAAGTGCACCAAAGATGTGAATGGTTTGAGTGGGGAGAATGGGGAGCTCAATGGAcagctggaggcaaagaaaaaatga